The Cervus canadensis isolate Bull #8, Minnesota chromosome 9, ASM1932006v1, whole genome shotgun sequence genome contains a region encoding:
- the INTS6 gene encoding integrator complex subunit 6 isoform X4 codes for MSVESEQLTGVPLDDSAITPMCEVTGGRSYSVCSPRMLNQCLESLVQKVQSGVVINFEKAGPDPSPVEDGQPDISRPFGSQPWHSCHKLIYVRPNPKTGVPIGHWPVPESFWPDQNSPTLPPRTSHPVVKFSCTDCEPMVIDKLPFDKYELEPSPLTQFILERKSPQTCWQVYVSNSAKYSELGHPFGYLKASTALNCVNLFVMPYNYPVLLPLLDDLFKVHKAKPTLKWRQSFESYLKTMPPYYLGPLKKAVRMMGAPNLIADSMEYGLSYSVISYLKKLSQQAKIESDRVIGSVGKKVVQETGIKVRSRSHGLSMAYRKDFQQLLQGISEDVPHRLLDLNMKEYTGFQVALLNKDLKPQTFRNAYDIPRRNLLDHLTRMRSNLLKSTRRFLKGQDEDQVHSVPIAQMGNYQEYLKQVPSPLRELDPDQPRRLHTFGNPFKLDKKGMMIDEADEFVAGPQNKHKRPGEPNMQGIPKRRRCMSPLLRGRQQNPVVNNHIGGKGPPVPMTQAQPDLIKPLPLHKISEATNDSTMDDVVENHVADQLSSDITPNAMEAEFSGSSPANLLERPTNHTEALGHDHLGTNDLTVGGFLENHEEPRDKEQCPEENTPASSLNKGKKLMHCRSHEEVNTELKAQIMKEIRKPGRKYERIFTLLKHVQGSLQTRLIFLQNVIKEASRFKKRMLIEQLENFLDEIHRRANQINHINSN; via the exons ATGTCCGTAGAATCAGAACAGTTGACAGGTGTGCCTTTAGATGACTCTGCAATCACACCAATGTGTGAAGTGACAGGCG gcCGCTCATACTCTGTATGTTCTCCAAGAATGCTTAATCAGTGTCTAGAATCCTTGGTGCAGAAAGTACAAAGTGGGGTAGTAATAAACTTTGAGAAAGCAGGACCAGATCCTTCCCCTGTAGAAG ATGGGCAGCCAGATATATCAAGACCTTTTGGATCTCAGCCTTGGCATAGTTGTCACAAACTCATTTATGTCAGACCAAATCCTAAAACTGGGGTTCCTATAGGTCATTGGCCTGTTCCAGAATCTTTTTGGCcagatcaaaattctccaacactA cCACCTCGTACATCTCATCCTGTAGTGAAGTTTTCTTGTACAGACTGTGAACCGATGGTTATTGACAAATTGCCTTTTGACAAATACGAGTTGGAACCTTCACCGCTGACTCAGTTTATCCTGGAAAGAAAATCTCCTCAGACATGTTGGCAG GTATATGTGAGCAATAGTGCAAAATACAGTGAACTTGGCCATCCCTTTGGTTACTTGAAAGCCAGTACAGCACTCAACTGTGTCAACTTATTCGTGATGCCTTACAATTACCCAGTCCTCCTTCCCCTTTTAG ATGATCTGTTTAAGGTCCATAAGGCAAAACCAACACTGAAGTGGAGACAGTCATTTGAGAGTTATTTGAAGACGATGCCTCCCTACTATCTTGGG cCTTTGAAGAAAGCTGTTAGAATGATGGGAGCACCTAACCTAATAGCAGACAGTATGGAATATGGACTTAGTTACAGTGTCATTTCATACCTCAAAAAACTGAGTCAGCAG gcCAAAATAGAATCTGATCGAGTCATCGGTTCTGTAGGCAAAAAAGTAGTACAGGAAACTGGAATTAAAGTCCGAAGCAGATCACATGGTTTATCAATGGCTTATAGGAAAGATTTTCAACAGCTGCTCCAGGGAATTTCAGAGGATGTTCCTCACAGACTGCTGGACCTTAATATGAAAGAATACACTGGGTTCCAAGTTGCTTTGCTCAATAAG GATTTGAAGCCACAGACATTTAGAAATGCATATGACATACCAAGACGGAATCTTTTGGATCACTTAACAAGAATGAGATCTAATCTTTTGAAGAGCACCCGCAGATTTCTTAAAGGACAGGATGAAG ATCAAGTGCACAGTGTTCCTATAGCACAAATGGGGAATTACCAGGAATACCTCAAGCAAGTACCTTCTCCATTAAGAGAACTTGATCCTGATCAGCCTCGGAGGTTGCATACATTTGGCAACCCCTTTAAGCTGGATAAAAAG GGTATGATGATAGATGAGGCAGATGAATTTGTGGCTGGACCTCAAAATAAACATAAACGACCTGGAGAACCAAATATGCAAGGCATCCCTAAAAGACGACGCTGCATGTCTCCGCTGCTGAGAGGCCGACAGCAGAACCCAGTTGTGAACAATCACATTGGAGGGAAAGGACCACCGGTACCTATGACGCAAGCACAGCCAGATCTCATTAAACCCCTTCCTCTTCATAAAA tttctgaaGCCACTAATGATTCGACAATGGATGATGTGGTTGAAAATCATGTTGCAGACCAACTTTCATCAGATATTACACCAAATGCTATGGAAGCTGAATTTTCAGGATCTTCTCCAGCCAACTTACTGGAACGACCAACCAATCATACAGAGGCTCTCGGTCACGACCACTTAGGAACTAATGATCTCACTGTTGGTGGATTTTTAGAAAATCACGAGGAGCCCAGAGATAAAGAACAATGTCCTGAAGAGAATACACCAGCATCTTCACtcaacaaaggaaagaaattgatGCATTGCAGAAGCCATGAAGAGGTCAACACTGAACTAAAAGCACAAATAATGAAAGAGATCCGAAAGCCAGGAAGAA AATATGAAAGAATCTTCACTTTACTGAAGCATGTGCAAGGCAGTTTACAAACAAGActaatatttttacaaaatgtcaTTAAAGAAGCATCAAG gtttaaaaaaagaatgctaatAGAACAACTGGAGAACTTCTTGGATGAAATTCATCGAAGAGCCAATCAGATCAACCATATTAAtagcaattaa
- the INTS6 gene encoding integrator complex subunit 6 isoform X1 — translation MNELKNLQAEGLTTLGQSLRTAFDLLNLNRLVTGIDNYGQGRNPFFLEPAIIITITDGSKLTTTSGVQDELHLPLNSPLPGSELTKEPFRWDQRLFALVLRLPGTMSVESEQLTGVPLDDSAITPMCEVTGGRSYSVCSPRMLNQCLESLVQKVQSGVVINFEKAGPDPSPVEDGQPDISRPFGSQPWHSCHKLIYVRPNPKTGVPIGHWPVPESFWPDQNSPTLPPRTSHPVVKFSCTDCEPMVIDKLPFDKYELEPSPLTQFILERKSPQTCWQVYVSNSAKYSELGHPFGYLKASTALNCVNLFVMPYNYPVLLPLLDDLFKVHKAKPTLKWRQSFESYLKTMPPYYLGPLKKAVRMMGAPNLIADSMEYGLSYSVISYLKKLSQQAKIESDRVIGSVGKKVVQETGIKVRSRSHGLSMAYRKDFQQLLQGISEDVPHRLLDLNMKEYTGFQVALLNKDLKPQTFRNAYDIPRRNLLDHLTRMRSNLLKSTRRFLKGQDEDQVHSVPIAQMGNYQEYLKQVPSPLRELDPDQPRRLHTFGNPFKLDKKGMMIDEADEFVAGPQNKHKRPGEPNMQGIPKRRRCMSPLLRGRQQNPVVNNHIGGKGPPVPMTQAQPDLIKPLPLHKISEATNDSTMDDVVENHVADQLSSDITPNAMEAEFSGSSPANLLERPTNHTEALGHDHLGTNDLTVGGFLENHEEPRDKEQCPEENTPASSLNKGKKLMHCRSHEEVNTELKAQIMKEIRKPGRKYERIFTLLKHVQGSLQTRLIFLQNVIKEASRFKKRMLIEQLENFLDEIHRRANQINHINSN, via the exons ctCCATTTACCTCTTAATTCTCCTTTGCCTGGAAGTGAATTGACCAAGGAACCTTTTCGTTGGGATCAGAGACTCTTTGCATTAGTGTTGCGGTTGCCGGGGACGATGTCCGTAGAATCAGAACAGTTGACAGGTGTGCCTTTAGATGACTCTGCAATCACACCAATGTGTGAAGTGACAGGCG gcCGCTCATACTCTGTATGTTCTCCAAGAATGCTTAATCAGTGTCTAGAATCCTTGGTGCAGAAAGTACAAAGTGGGGTAGTAATAAACTTTGAGAAAGCAGGACCAGATCCTTCCCCTGTAGAAG ATGGGCAGCCAGATATATCAAGACCTTTTGGATCTCAGCCTTGGCATAGTTGTCACAAACTCATTTATGTCAGACCAAATCCTAAAACTGGGGTTCCTATAGGTCATTGGCCTGTTCCAGAATCTTTTTGGCcagatcaaaattctccaacactA cCACCTCGTACATCTCATCCTGTAGTGAAGTTTTCTTGTACAGACTGTGAACCGATGGTTATTGACAAATTGCCTTTTGACAAATACGAGTTGGAACCTTCACCGCTGACTCAGTTTATCCTGGAAAGAAAATCTCCTCAGACATGTTGGCAG GTATATGTGAGCAATAGTGCAAAATACAGTGAACTTGGCCATCCCTTTGGTTACTTGAAAGCCAGTACAGCACTCAACTGTGTCAACTTATTCGTGATGCCTTACAATTACCCAGTCCTCCTTCCCCTTTTAG ATGATCTGTTTAAGGTCCATAAGGCAAAACCAACACTGAAGTGGAGACAGTCATTTGAGAGTTATTTGAAGACGATGCCTCCCTACTATCTTGGG cCTTTGAAGAAAGCTGTTAGAATGATGGGAGCACCTAACCTAATAGCAGACAGTATGGAATATGGACTTAGTTACAGTGTCATTTCATACCTCAAAAAACTGAGTCAGCAG gcCAAAATAGAATCTGATCGAGTCATCGGTTCTGTAGGCAAAAAAGTAGTACAGGAAACTGGAATTAAAGTCCGAAGCAGATCACATGGTTTATCAATGGCTTATAGGAAAGATTTTCAACAGCTGCTCCAGGGAATTTCAGAGGATGTTCCTCACAGACTGCTGGACCTTAATATGAAAGAATACACTGGGTTCCAAGTTGCTTTGCTCAATAAG GATTTGAAGCCACAGACATTTAGAAATGCATATGACATACCAAGACGGAATCTTTTGGATCACTTAACAAGAATGAGATCTAATCTTTTGAAGAGCACCCGCAGATTTCTTAAAGGACAGGATGAAG ATCAAGTGCACAGTGTTCCTATAGCACAAATGGGGAATTACCAGGAATACCTCAAGCAAGTACCTTCTCCATTAAGAGAACTTGATCCTGATCAGCCTCGGAGGTTGCATACATTTGGCAACCCCTTTAAGCTGGATAAAAAG GGTATGATGATAGATGAGGCAGATGAATTTGTGGCTGGACCTCAAAATAAACATAAACGACCTGGAGAACCAAATATGCAAGGCATCCCTAAAAGACGACGCTGCATGTCTCCGCTGCTGAGAGGCCGACAGCAGAACCCAGTTGTGAACAATCACATTGGAGGGAAAGGACCACCGGTACCTATGACGCAAGCACAGCCAGATCTCATTAAACCCCTTCCTCTTCATAAAA tttctgaaGCCACTAATGATTCGACAATGGATGATGTGGTTGAAAATCATGTTGCAGACCAACTTTCATCAGATATTACACCAAATGCTATGGAAGCTGAATTTTCAGGATCTTCTCCAGCCAACTTACTGGAACGACCAACCAATCATACAGAGGCTCTCGGTCACGACCACTTAGGAACTAATGATCTCACTGTTGGTGGATTTTTAGAAAATCACGAGGAGCCCAGAGATAAAGAACAATGTCCTGAAGAGAATACACCAGCATCTTCACtcaacaaaggaaagaaattgatGCATTGCAGAAGCCATGAAGAGGTCAACACTGAACTAAAAGCACAAATAATGAAAGAGATCCGAAAGCCAGGAAGAA AATATGAAAGAATCTTCACTTTACTGAAGCATGTGCAAGGCAGTTTACAAACAAGActaatatttttacaaaatgtcaTTAAAGAAGCATCAAG gtttaaaaaaagaatgctaatAGAACAACTGGAGAACTTCTTGGATGAAATTCATCGAAGAGCCAATCAGATCAACCATATTAAtagcaattaa